In Cytobacillus oceanisediminis, the following proteins share a genomic window:
- a CDS encoding GNAT family N-acetyltransferase yields MNIIDKFGDVPKIETERLVLRKITLNDAEDMYLYASNEEVTRYVTWDTHSSLSDFINSFLPQYDAPWGIELKENGKFIGTVHFVWWHPKHNSAEIGYVLSKEYWGKGLITEAAKAIISFGLESMNLVRIQARCFLENEGSERVMEKLGMSFEGISRKVMYVKGEHKDLKVYSLLKF; encoded by the coding sequence ATGAATATTATAGATAAATTTGGTGATGTACCTAAAATAGAAACGGAACGTCTCGTTCTTAGAAAAATCACATTAAATGATGCAGAAGATATGTATTTATATGCCTCGAATGAAGAAGTAACGAGATATGTAACGTGGGATACTCATTCTTCATTATCAGATTTTATTAATTCATTTTTACCTCAATATGATGCTCCATGGGGGATTGAGCTAAAAGAAAATGGTAAATTTATTGGAACAGTTCACTTTGTTTGGTGGCATCCAAAACACAATAGTGCTGAAATTGGATATGTTCTATCTAAAGAATACTGGGGCAAAGGGTTAATTACCGAAGCAGCAAAGGCAATCATCTCTTTTGGGCTCGAAAGTATGAACTTAGTTCGTATTCAGGCAAGATGCTTCTTAGAAAATGAGGGTTCAGAGCGTGTTATGGAAAAGTTAGGTATGTCTTTTGAAGGTATAAGTAGAAAAGTAATGTATGTTAAAGGGGAACATAAAGACTTAAAGGTGTACTCTTTATTAAAGTTTTAG